The Candidatus Neomarinimicrobiota bacterium sequence TCGCGATAGGATTCAACCACCGGATGATTTCTTTGTCGTAGCTTTTTACCGAGCCATCCTAGAGAAACTGACCATTCTCGACCTTCTAATTATGGGTGGTCTGTTTTTTGCCGGATTGGGTGGACTATTTATCCTACGTATAAATGGCAGTATTCCTGAAAAAATGGGCGGTATTTTAAATGGAATTCTTTTGGTTTCAGTTTTGGTCACAGGATGGATTATGCTGGATAAATATTGGGATGTTTCGGATAAACAGGAAGGTATCGTTATTGCTTCTGCCGTAGATGTACGATCAGCGCCCATTGCTCGAGGAGAGAATGTTGTATTTCGCATTCATGAAGGAACAAAAGTAGATATTACCACAATGCAACCGGGATGGTATGAAGTTATTCTGTTGGACGGAAAAAAAGGATGGATACCGGCAGAAGAGGTCCGTACCCTTTGAAATATATTAGTTTTATAATTTTAGTTAGCCTTGTAATTGGCCAGGAGAAAAAGATCAATTTTGATCCAAATAAATTAAATGATCCTGAACCACGATGGCCCAAGATTATTTTGCCATTAAGCGTTGATAGTCAATTTGTTAAAAAAGATACAGTAGATACTGCTGAAATAATTGTTGAAGGTTTTCGCGTTCAGGTCTTGGCTACGAGGGACAGAGGTAATGCAGAACGTCTCCAGAATGAATTATTACTAACTTATAATGAGGATATCTATATTATATTTGAAGCGCCCAATTATAAAGTACGCATG is a genomic window containing:
- a CDS encoding SH3 domain-containing protein; its protein translation is MRKSLILMVFSTLIFGQSSDSLFSIGNRFYDAEQYTQAANIYERLSQQVDHEDLYLNLGNSYFRMGEIGHAVWAYEKGYALSPRDRDINYNLNFVRSQVRDRIQPPDDFFVVAFYRAILEKLTILDLLIMGGLFFAGLGGLFILRINGSIPEKMGGILNGILLVSVLVTGWIMLDKYWDVSDKQEGIVIASAVDVRSAPIARGENVVFRIHEGTKVDITTMQPGWYEVILLDGKKGWIPAEEVRTL
- a CDS encoding SPOR domain-containing protein; this encodes MKYISFIILVSLVIGQEKKINFDPNKLNDPEPRWPKIILPLSVDSQFVKKDTVDTAEIIVEGFRVQVLATRDRGNAERLQNELLLTYNEDIYIIFEAPNYKVRMGNFFDRRHAESFRKTLVKKGYPSAWIIRTRIDPKIK